A genomic segment from Flammeovirga pectinis encodes:
- a CDS encoding helix-turn-helix and ligand-binding sensor domain-containing protein: MLQVIAQDDVLLYSSPRIINYDKSTYEAENQNWDIVQGSNGFLYFANTLGLLEYDGEVWKLYPTNEPLRALCIVDDEIFVGGINTIGSFKRNNGELVYHKLSSNFKVHDEIWKIIKVGEKVLFQSFNSFYFYNKENQELTKKILTEGNISFTFLSEDKESFYYQIIHKSLHQSTSETEIAAHEYPILKEWLIKYIHPLADGSLLLGTLQNGLWLFKDNTFQYLDNELSEFLKSAQINKVIPINNSGDYIFGTLHKGVVVGNINGKVKYYLTTKNGLPSNRIHALYLKNNILWIGTEVGISKIVINYPVKFLNDPLNLLGAVYDVEMYKNKLYVATNQGVYAAKATINNSSFNFKLIKGTKGQGWSLNVINDQLLVGHNDGIFVIENEQIKKIHKTGGGYNYIKSKAWPDVLFQTSYYGINVLKSENKALSFAHNVNGLSALTRDVLELDDHSFLISDSWEKLNRIKVSTDLRDIKYIDDLSTKNIFKNSYRFRLFNFKNQALIVTNDTAVILKDNSFQNIDLGLKKIEFVSEILNDKYIIKAGSKLHLFDAESTTEEYLPPSIKELGERQIYNYEVIKVLNDSLFVFTFSKGLAVFNINMLKEYIPVHNHPVIRDISFTNDRTKEKFKENTTTVIPFDYNTFSASYSLINYQEEINYHIKLEGYDQNWIPVGVNYTTRYQNLNYGTYTFCVKGEGDTTIGKYQFTIDRPIYLSNLSFFIYVILLLIFIYGLVYGVKLLLKRQRKAILLKKKDDLKRQREINQKQLTQLRNMRLQEELESKEESLSELLVQSSKNKELLKHLKEEMSNVSKEGNDKKIKSLKKLDHILNTEYDNTKDWEIFEVAFKKMHKDFFSHLVNIHPNLTNEDLKLCAYLRVNLSTKELAPIFNITPKSVDLKRYRLRKKMGLPPKENLYTYLVSFQ, encoded by the coding sequence ATGCTGCAAGTAATTGCACAAGACGATGTACTTCTATACTCATCACCAAGAATAATAAATTATGATAAGTCTACATATGAAGCCGAAAATCAAAATTGGGATATCGTTCAAGGGAGTAATGGTTTCCTATATTTTGCAAATACGTTAGGTTTATTAGAGTACGATGGTGAAGTGTGGAAGTTATATCCAACCAATGAACCATTAAGAGCTTTATGTATTGTTGATGATGAAATTTTTGTTGGAGGAATAAATACGATAGGCTCTTTTAAAAGGAATAATGGTGAACTTGTGTACCATAAGTTGTCATCAAATTTTAAAGTACATGATGAAATCTGGAAGATCATTAAGGTAGGCGAGAAAGTTTTGTTTCAATCCTTTAATAGTTTTTACTTTTACAATAAAGAAAATCAAGAGCTTACGAAAAAAATCCTGACAGAAGGTAATATATCATTCACTTTTTTATCAGAAGATAAAGAGAGTTTTTATTATCAAATTATTCATAAAAGCCTTCATCAAAGTACTTCTGAAACTGAAATAGCTGCCCATGAATATCCTATTTTAAAAGAATGGCTGATAAAATATATTCATCCATTAGCAGATGGGTCTTTGTTGTTAGGAACGCTTCAGAATGGACTTTGGCTTTTTAAAGACAATACCTTCCAATATTTAGATAACGAACTCTCTGAGTTTCTTAAATCTGCACAAATAAATAAAGTAATACCTATTAATAATTCAGGTGATTATATATTCGGAACGCTACATAAAGGAGTTGTTGTAGGGAATATAAATGGAAAAGTAAAGTATTATTTAACCACAAAAAATGGCTTACCAAGTAACAGAATACATGCCTTATATTTAAAAAATAATATACTTTGGATAGGAACAGAAGTAGGGATATCTAAAATAGTAATTAACTATCCTGTAAAATTTTTAAATGATCCTTTAAACTTATTAGGTGCTGTTTACGATGTGGAAATGTATAAAAACAAATTGTATGTGGCTACAAACCAAGGTGTATATGCAGCAAAGGCAACAATTAACAATTCTAGTTTTAACTTTAAACTAATAAAAGGCACAAAAGGACAAGGATGGAGTTTAAATGTTATCAACGATCAATTATTGGTAGGGCATAATGACGGAATATTTGTAATAGAAAATGAACAAATAAAAAAAATACACAAAACTGGTGGAGGTTATAATTATATAAAAAGTAAAGCATGGCCAGATGTTTTATTTCAGACTTCTTACTACGGAATTAATGTATTGAAAAGTGAAAATAAGGCATTATCATTTGCACATAATGTGAACGGTCTTTCTGCACTTACTAGAGATGTATTAGAATTAGACGATCATTCTTTTTTAATCTCGGATTCTTGGGAGAAATTAAATCGAATAAAAGTATCAACTGATTTAAGGGATATAAAATACATAGATGATTTATCGACAAAGAATATTTTTAAAAACTCATATCGATTTAGACTATTTAATTTTAAAAATCAGGCACTAATAGTTACCAATGATACGGCTGTTATTTTAAAAGACAATTCTTTTCAGAATATAGATTTAGGTTTGAAAAAAATTGAATTTGTATCCGAAATATTAAATGATAAATACATTATTAAAGCGGGAAGTAAGTTGCATCTTTTTGATGCAGAAAGTACTACCGAAGAATATCTTCCTCCATCAATTAAAGAATTGGGGGAACGTCAAATTTATAATTACGAAGTGATCAAAGTCTTAAATGATTCATTATTTGTATTTACTTTTTCAAAAGGTCTGGCGGTGTTTAATATTAATATGCTTAAAGAATATATTCCTGTTCATAATCATCCAGTTATAAGAGATATTTCATTCACTAACGACCGTACCAAAGAAAAATTTAAAGAGAACACAACAACTGTAATACCCTTTGATTATAATACCTTTTCTGCAAGTTATAGTTTAATCAATTACCAAGAAGAAATTAATTATCACATCAAATTAGAAGGGTATGATCAAAATTGGATTCCTGTAGGGGTTAACTATACAACACGTTACCAAAATCTTAATTATGGAACGTATACTTTTTGTGTAAAAGGAGAAGGTGATACAACAATAGGAAAGTATCAGTTTACAATTGATCGCCCTATTTATTTATCTAATTTATCGTTTTTTATTTATGTAATACTTTTACTAATTTTTATTTATGGATTAGTATATGGCGTGAAACTACTTTTAAAAAGACAGCGTAAAGCGATTTTATTAAAGAAAAAAGATGATTTAAAACGACAAAGGGAGATCAACCAAAAACAACTTACGCAATTAAGAAATATGCGTTTACAGGAAGAATTAGAAAGTAAAGAAGAGAGCTTATCAGAATTACTTGTTCAAAGTTCAAAAAATAAAGAGCTATTAAAACACCTGAAAGAAGAGATGAGTAATGTTTCTAAGGAAGGAAATGACAAGAAAATAAAATCATTAAAAAAATTAGATCATATCTTAAATACCGAATATGATAACACTAAAGATTGGGAAATTTTTGAAGTCGCTTTTAAAAAAATGCACAAAGATTTCTTTTCTCACCTAGTTAATATTCACCCTAACCTAACCAATGAAGATTTAAAGTTATGTGCTTATTTAAGAGTCAATTTATCAACCAAAGAACTTGCCCCAATATTTAATATCACCCCCAAAAGTGTAGATCTTAAGAGATATAGATTAAGAAAAAAAATGGGTTTACCTCCTAAAGAAAACCTGTATACATATTTGGTATCTTTTCAATAG